The Deinococcus carri genome contains a region encoding:
- the rsmA gene encoding 16S rRNA (adenine(1518)-N(6)/adenine(1519)-N(6))-dimethyltransferase RsmA: MTQPDPASPPPTPAADLPLYSPARVRDLLALHGLRPTKSLGQNFLIDGNILRAIAEAGGAARGVPVLEVGPGLGVLTRELAARGAQVTALEKDERLGPVLAETLAGLDVSVVWGDALDFDYAALPAGTRVIANLPYYITGVLLSRFMGAPGVLSATVLVQKEVAQRLAARPGEANYGFLSALAALHGTVRHVRDVPRGAFFPAPDVTSSVVRLDFDRSRPLPDPAFLKFVEAALHHRRKTLRNNLRLVGFEGEAISAALEAAGLRPDVRAEDVPLEDIRTLARHLGVIR, from the coding sequence GTGACCCAGCCCGACCCCGCATCCCCGCCGCCGACCCCCGCCGCCGACCTGCCGCTCTACTCGCCCGCCCGCGTGCGTGACCTGCTAGCCCTGCACGGGCTGAGGCCCACCAAGAGCCTGGGTCAGAACTTCCTGATCGACGGCAATATCCTGCGCGCCATCGCGGAGGCGGGCGGCGCGGCCCGGGGCGTGCCCGTGCTGGAGGTCGGCCCCGGCCTGGGCGTCCTCACCCGCGAGCTGGCCGCGCGCGGGGCACAGGTGACGGCGCTGGAAAAGGACGAGCGCCTGGGGCCCGTCCTGGCCGAGACTCTGGCCGGGCTGGACGTGAGCGTGGTCTGGGGCGACGCCCTGGACTTCGATTACGCGGCGCTCCCGGCGGGCACCCGCGTGATTGCCAACCTGCCCTACTACATCACGGGCGTCCTGCTCTCGCGTTTCATGGGGGCACCCGGCGTGCTGTCCGCGACCGTGCTGGTCCAGAAGGAGGTCGCGCAGCGCCTCGCGGCCCGCCCCGGCGAGGCCAACTACGGCTTCCTGAGCGCGCTCGCGGCCCTGCACGGCACCGTCCGCCACGTGCGCGACGTGCCCAGGGGGGCCTTTTTCCCCGCGCCGGACGTGACCAGCAGCGTGGTGCGGCTCGACTTCGACCGCTCGCGGCCCCTGCCCGACCCCGCGTTCCTGAAGTTCGTGGAGGCGGCCCTGCACCACCGCCGCAAGACCCTGCGCAACAACCTGCGGCTGGTGGGCTTTGAGGGCGAGGCGATCAGTGCGGCGCTGGAGGCCGCCGGACTGCGCCCGGACGTGCGCGCCGAGGACGTGCCGCTGGAGGACATCCGCACCCTCGCGCGGCACCTGGGCGTGATACGGTAG